The sequence below is a genomic window from Gadus morhua chromosome 12, gadMor3.0, whole genome shotgun sequence.
ATTATAAAAGGCACTTATACCAATGCCTCCAAAGGTATGACTGGTAGACTATAATATAATGACATGATCATTTATGTGGTTAAcgaattgattgattgatttcctGTTTGACAACAATAGCTGCCCTTAGACACAAGCCTACCGGTTTGGCatgagcatttaaaaaaaaacattctacaAGAAGCATGTTTTCGATAGTTCTGTACTGTTGTCAATTGGGTCGCAATGGTTTGTAATTTAATAAAAATGGGTCCCCAGTGTTTTCCCAGTTTGGGTTTCCCAGTTTGGGGAACACTGCGTTACCCAACCCCCCCCGCCTGATCACTATCACATGTTCTGCGCTCCCGCCCCACCCAGGTGGGAGTTTGTGTTCATGGAGGTATCTGGCAGTAGCTCGGAAATGTTTGACATGAAAGCCTcattatctgtgtgtttgatgtCATCAACCTGTTTCCACGGGGGGCTTGTAAACAAAATACCCTTTAAATCCTCTTAACTCTCCGCGATGTTTAAGACTCGACTCTCAAATTATCACCCTCTCTCTGCGGCTCGACGCCAAAAAAGAACTAATTTGTGTATCCCCCAATGGTTGAGCAAAAAGGATCCAAACTACATGTGAGCCCACAGGAACACATCCAAACTACATGTGACCCGACAGGAACACATCCAAACTACATGTGAGCCCACAGAAACAGATCCAAACTACATGTGACCCTCCAGGAAACCCTAGCCGCAAATGAAGAGCCGTGGCCTCCAGGATGGAGGTCGCCTAACAGGATTTAATCAGATGGCAAAAGGCCAGGCAGGGGGGGAAGTTTGATCTTTTTCGTTCGCCTTCAAACACAAGGTCAAGTCGAGTGGTGGCTGTCTGTCAGAAGTCTGCACATGACCTGTAGGCCCAGAGTGGAAACAGGTTCGGGACCACAAGGAACGTATAATGAGTTAGAAAGGTCCCGAGGCATTTTCTTACACACAGAGGAAGTAGTTAACAGGTCTGTTGTTTGGCTGGCGGACCGACTGCGGCTGCCTTTTGGCTCCCTGTagtcacccccccacccccccctacaCAGTTACCTCCAACTCTATACAAACCCCTTCACCTCGTCATAAAGAGCCCCAAgacatattttaaatgtttgttaaTATGTTTGCTGTAGTCCACTTTGTTATGGAGGCAAATGAGAAACAGAAGTAGAAGCTAAGATTTGGAAGACAGCGCATTGGCAGAGATTCTGTTCCATTCAAATCGGACATGTGATGTTGCTTCCCAGGGCATTCTGAGGAATCATGCTAAGCTTTGGAGATTCAAATCGGAATAACTTAGTTTTTGGTTCTTGGCTTCCTGCGTGTAATTTAAAACTGCAATTCTTTCGAATTCTGGGTCTCTGTTTGTGCTCCCTCCCAGAGTACACAACCTGGCAAAGCTAGCTTTACACAGTATTGACAAAGACTTTACACAGAGTTCGACATGTATGTTCATAAAAAACAGTATACATGTATACAAATAGGGAGGTGGATAAAGCAAACAAATGAATGAATCTTCACTTGTCATCCCAAGTGGTAAAgcatctccttctcccccccgtctccctctctccccccctccctctctccccccctccctctctctctcttccaccgtctctctcgctcgcccacACAATGCTGACCGAGCAGACTTTCACATCAGCGCTCCACCTCTAGCGAACATGTTGTTTATTGTAACCTTCAaaacacctccctcccccccccgtctcccccccccccctccccccgccccccgcccccccaccagggCGCCTTCAGGCCGAGTCTTGTGAGCCCAAGAGCAGCGAACCTCCCTCCAACTCCACCCTGCGGCGGGAGCTGAAGCAGTTCTTCGGCTGGGTCCGCAAGCACGCCACCGGCTGCACCGGCATGTCCATCAAACTGTACGACCAGTGGCGGGTGTGGCAGCAGAAGACGCATAAAGCGCGCAACCAGGTAGGTAAGGAGATGCTCCCCTCGCCACTCACTCTGCCCTCGcacccgcacccccccccccccccccccccaacgccacCATGACCTTCCAGCGGGTGACCAGGTTTCAGTCGGGATCGCATGTGACACGACAACGCAGCCTTGTGTGTGTAGTAGACAGTGGTAGTCTTTCTGTCGCACGCATGCTCTGTCTCACGCACAAacgtacacgcatgcacacagacacacagacagacagacacacactcacacacacatgcattatcTCGCACATTTAAAATAGCCCGTGATGGTTGTTGTGAACTTTGCGTACTCTGGGTCTGGGTTCCCTGCGGTGAGCCgcgggagaggcagagagacggcAGATTTCCGCTTTGCTGGTTCTGTGTTGTTCCAGTTGATGCTTTATGATCAGGTGGGGGCGTGGTTTGGTCTGCGTTCGCTGCGGCGTCCGATGTAGGAGTGCAGGGTTGTCTCTCTCgattcactctcactctcttcaaAGCCATGCGCTCTCCTTGTACTACCAACATTTAATGATGTAAACTTACGATGCTGACCGGCGACCACAACAAAGAGGGCTGAACATGTAAATGTAATTAACAGCCCGTGGTAATGCCTTCCATTCGGGTCTAGTTTCCTGGTGACGTGAGGAGCTCCTCTCAAACCATAACTCAGGCCAAATGTCAGCCCCCGCCGCCGGATCTGCTGTCTTTGTTTCTCGGCTCTCAGGGCCGCGTCCCCTGGAAGGACGCCCTAATCCTGTCCATAACTCATCGAACCCACCTGACTTTCTGTCGCTCCCCAGCTCGGTTCTAGTGTCGCGTCTTTGGGTTCCTGGGGCGGGTGCTTCGGCTAAGAAGATTTCTGAATGCCCTGGAATGGCATGCATCGGAGCAGTTAAGATTTGTACTTTGTGAAATAGAGGGGAACTGAATTAAGAGGAAAGGCATTTGTATAGTGTACTCTCCCCAAAGGCTGTGATCCACATCATAACTACCGTCCTCAACATTGATCAGTGTAACAGCATAACGCATCTGACGCTCCCACCTCCAGATGCCTCAAGACGATAACTCGTAGCACGACATGGCACAACTGGAGAGTTACAAATGAAGAACAGCATCACAGCCGCCCGCCGACAGCCCCGGTGCTCAGAGGGGACGCCTTCTGTGAAGGGTCCGGTCCTCTGGCTCCGAGGGTCACCGTGGACCCCGTCGGCTGGACAGACTCCACCTTCAGTTTGAAGAGGCCATGTGGAACAGAGAGAACGGAGGGGAAGCGAGGCGCCTCCCACTTACTGCGTGTGTCTCTGCCTGGCGTACCAGGATTAGGAAAGTCAAATCCCTCTTGGATCCGCTAGCAGTATCTGTGTTTTTAGAGCTTCCTCCGTCTCACGTACACACGAAAAACAGTTTGTTTGAGTGAAGAGCTTTCAGCCCTGCAACCTACTTTATAAACGTTGGTTAAGATAAGCAGGAGGTTATTTTGATGACGGTGGAATCTCAAAAACCCATACAAATGGATTATATTCTGCTCAAAGAATGTAAACAAATGTACTCGAGTGCATCAATTCATCCCGCTACAGCCCAATCCTGAATCCGTTTAGATAAATAACTAGGGGGAAAATGCATCACGTCATGTTTTTGGAGGTAGGTAGTATTGGattgtataatatataaaaacgaTCTAAAGAACTATAGAGAAGGTTATCAGGAATTCCCCTGCATGTACCGTCCCTTGGATTTAATGATAATGTTGAGGATTTTTGTCCATCACTTCCTAATGTCTAGACACAACTGCCCCAACAGCAGTCTGCGTCTTATTATGTTGGAAGAGGTGGCAAGCAAACCACGTTTATATCGAACTGACCGGTACAGATTGCTTTCACACACGCAAGAGAGGAGCAGGAAATGGCCGTTCGGAGAACAGGGATTCATTGAAATGGAGTAGAGTACTCTGTTACACTCTGAACGCTGATCGCGACCAGCACTTCCACCTCACAGGGAATGAGATCACCAGCACATTAGCTGCTAACCATTTAGAGCTTAAGCCAACAACTATTTCAAACGTATTAGATTCAGAGTTCACTTGTCATGTAAATCGCATAATCATAGTAATCACAAATCTAAATTCATATACTCTCAATAAACTTAGCAAAGTGTAAAAAAAATTTAAACCCAAACTAAATGCCTTCTGTAAATAAGTTACACTCCTTGCCACTCATGACGCTAACAGAAATATCGAAATGAATAGAAAAATATTGCAAGAGTATAGCAAAAAAGGCCTTGAAAGACTGTTGTAGTTCTGTTAGGAATCAGATTGCACATTAATCAGATTTAAAGGTTACGCTTCTGTCACCTACTCACACAGCAGCAATACTCGATTGTGTCAGTCACTCACAGTTCTGCCCAAAGACCATTATATATgtcttatattttttataaactgTATATTTAAGGATCTTTTTCTTTAAGTTATATAtttgaaataaatacaaaataaaaaggaaacaaTACACGTGTTCGAATGTTATTGCTTTAATTTGAATAACTAAGGTCAACATCTGTGTCTATAAAAAAACAGCTTGAACAAGCTTTGTGTATCGCTAAGAAAACATAtttacatgagagagagagagagagagagagagagagagagagagagagagagagagagagagagagagagagagagagagagagagagagagagagagagagagagagagagagagagagagagagagagagagagagagagagagagagagagagaaggagagagagagagagcagcagtagAGAGGCGGGGCCAGGGGATGGAGGCGGGGCCAGGGGGATGGATTCAGGCCGCGTGGGACACCAGGGAGGTGGCAGCGGGGGCGGAGCGAGGAGTCCATCCGCCGCTCCATCACTTTAGCTCCACCCCCCTTTTGTTTTAACATCCTGGGGATGCACcagtggagagagggagctgtCAATCACACTCTTCCGAGTCGTACTTGAAGTCCTGCATGATCTCCGCCAGAGCACCCTGGGTCTTTATGatgctggggggggcgggggggggggggggggggagaggggcacaTTTTAGCCAcatccacacaaccacacagacagacacctccGACAGAAACAACTACAAGTCTGCATGTCCCCCCAGCTCCAGGAGCCACTCTGGGAATACCTCCCCCCCTCTAGACCAAAGAACACTGGAGCTCCCAGGTTTCCTGCAGACATTTGAACAATCCAAACGAGTTAAACATCCCAGAGCCGAGGCCCAGTGGGTCTGTGAACGTTTGGAGGCCTCAATATTCCCGTGCAGAGCCTTAGCAGAAGCCTGCGAGGCAGAGTGCACGAAGCGGGAGTTGAGAGGGAGGGAACGGGGCCAGCGAGGGCTGAAAGTAGTAAAAGTCAAAGAGGTTTTCTATTACGGCTGTTCTTACTCCTGCTTGATCTCCTGAATCTTCTCATGACAGCCCTCCTCTTCTGGGTGATCCTGGGCCCTCTGTCTGGCCATCTGCAGCATGGCTGTCTGTTAACAAGGTGCATCACATCACACACGTGCAAACCATTCGTCGGCTTTCAACAGCGCGGACGAAAGGGGAGAGACGGACAACCGGCGAAAAGGCTTCTTTTAACAACCGCCGGGGAATCGCACACATGGTGATGTATCGCGTTTGTAACTCGAATACGTATTGTTATCAGCCGTATCATAAACGAGGTTTAGTGCCCGTCAAAGAAAGTGCGGTTGAGCGTTTTATGGAATGCAGACCGTTGTAAAAGGTGGGAGAAGAGCCACGGCATTGTGGTCCGACTGGACGAGTCGTGGCCTGAAATAGCTTCTAGGATGAGTGCGGCCGTTCTTTAAACTCACAGTAACCAGAAAATACAAAGAGGCCAGACCTCAAAGACTAACATTATAtggcaaaaaaagaagaaattgcCTTTTTTGCTTAGCTGTCGGGTTTTAGCCGGGAAAAGATAAGTAGGAAACCAATTTcatgtaaacaacaacatttataaAACCCCCACAGGGGAATTCATTTTGATATGTTAGCCATCATAGCATAGGAAGCAATGCTTTTCCACCGGAACTCTGCCACCTTGTGGTGAAACGATAAGCCGCGCATGGTCGTGGATTTATTATTGCCATTCAATCATCACTACTTTCTCAAATGATCCAACCCCGATCTTTAAcattgagtcatttagcagacacttatttccaaagtgacttacaataattgGATTACGTAAGTGCTGCATGAACAGCTTTTAGAACAAATGGACTCGCTTATCAAAACCAGAATGATGAGGACAGTACGTTTAGTTGAATAAGCTCACAATAGATACCTCTCAGAAAAACGtacattataattatttgacCAAACGCAATATTGATATTAGGAAAATGTTACCACTTAACAACGCCATTAATCCTAGTAAAACGTGCAACACTATGACAGGATGAGTAGAGCGCTGCTATGACAGGATGAGTAGAGCTACTATGACAGGATGAGTAGAGCGCTGCTATGACAGGATGAGTAGAGAGCTGCTATGAATGGATGAGTAGAGAGCTGCTATGAATGGATGAGTAGAGAGCTGATACAACAGGATGAGTAGAGCGCTACTATGACAGGCTGTGTAGAGAGCTGCTATGACAGGGTGAGTAGAGCTGCTATGAAAGGTTGAGTAGACCACTGCTATGACAGCGTAAGTAGGACACTGCTATGACTGGATGAGTAGAGCGCTACTATGACTGGATGAGTAGAGCGCTACTATGACTGGATGAGTAGAGCGCTACTATGACAGGATGAGTAGAGCTGCTATGACTGGATGAGTAGAGCGCTACTATGACTGGATGAGTAGAGCGCTACTATGACAGGATGAGTAGAGCGCTACTATGACTGGATGAGTAGAGCGCTACTATGACTGGATGAGTAGAGCGCTACTATGACAGGGTGAGTAGAGCTACTATGACAGCACGAGCACAGAGCTACTATGACAGGGTGAGTAGAGCTGCTCTCACCAGGTCCAGCTTCTGCTTCTCCTTGTGCTGCAGCGCGTCGATGTGCTCCGCGAGGTCCGGCCGCCGCAGCTCCCCCTGGAGCTGCTCCTTGATGCGCAGCACCTCCGAGGAGATGCCCAGGAAGGCCTGCGTGATCTCGTGGACCAGCTGCCTGTAGTGGTCGAAGTCGTACTGGGGCCCGGTCCGCAAGTACGCCTCATGgcccctggacacacacagagacagtcgATACAGAacgcatacaaaaacacacacacacacacacacggtattatttatattattaattataatactTTTAATTATTGATTAAAAGCGCAAATTTGTTATTCATTGGTGAATTTATGAACTGGTTGACTCCTTGAATGTGCTTAAACCTAGGATCCCGACTTACTCCTCAAAGAGCCTGTACGCCTCTATTCGCTCTGTTTGGAGGGCGTAGAATCGCCTGATCACGGCTTTAAAGTCTGTAGgcacctggagagagaaagataatgaCAGATGAACAAACGACTAAATCTGTCATATTAGTGGTTCCTGTAATGCAGATGACTCCGCTTTTATGGGATCCGAACCCATTCACTCACACGATACCAAACTAATATCAGGAGTGAACTGAACCACCTGGCTTGACAGATGACACTGAACCAATAGATCAGATATACCAGTATGTTGATCTGATCCTCATAAAATATGTTTAATATCGCCAAACAGAGTTCAATTCCTCCGAGTATCTCAAAAAGTGCTACTTTTACCCAGACATTAATTGTTTTCTATCTCTAAACAATCAGTTGAGCCAAACCAGTCCCCACAATAAGTGAGGCTAGTAGCCCCTAGCTAACGCTAGCATCACACATGTGAGTTGTGTGCAGAAGTACACAACAcgtacacaacacaaacacacaaaaccagcCACTCACCATATTGCTAGTGGAAGGAAGATACACCGAGCGGATTTTTACACCAGAAAAAGTCTTAGAACAGAAGCTTGTTATCAATATTTCCGAGCATGATTCAGCTGACTGCGCTACCCTCCCACCCGGAAACGGCAAGGAGGCgctctttcaaaataaaagcgcagcTATAGTAGAAATGTCTGACATCCGTAACTCGCATTAGAAAACTCTGATCATTGTTATCCAACATTGTTGGATGTTATCTACAATGTTTAACTCTTCTAGTCTTTAGCTGGACGcattaaaaacaatattttattgttttatttaatttgttatgCTGACATTTATTTGTGGCTTCTAGCCCATTCAATGAGTCTCCCCAACTCGAAGCAGGATGGTTTAATTCAGGATTCAGGCTTACTGCAATATGTTAATGCATAACCCGTCGGAGCCCTCTAAAGCAGGAGCTGTTAACAGTTCTACCTGTTGAGGATGCATTGAACAATCCAACAACATAAATCAATATGTCACGCATGGTGCATTAAAAGACTACAGTTGCCCATAGCTTCCTACTGATTATGTTGAGTAAACATTATGCCGACGGAAATAAAGTAGCTCTCAAGGCTAAGCTACTGTACGATGCTGTAAAGACGTGGACACTCCCACGCGGACCATCTTCCTCTGCAGCCCATTGGTCCGTTCAACATCTTCAGCACCACGGAGGCTGAACAGCGACACTCGGTCACACGGCTGGACGAAGATGAGAAGATGCCGCTAACTGTAGTCCACTTTTTTGGGGTTACTGTGTCAATATTTTCCGGGTGGTTTCGTTCCCGTGTGTCGATCATGCACAGTGTGGACGCAGACATGAATCGATCCCTCCGTCTCTCGTGTGGAACTCAATAGCCCCCCTATTCGCTCATCGTGCAACCGCCTGGTGTCGTCCAACTCTGCAAGAGAGGAAGCTAATTCTCACCAGATATGCATTAGCTGTCAGCTTCTGTGTATctggtattttttttattttcttccgcCTCGAGACGGTTGACAACATGCAGCCAGACCTCCAGTAGCCTTCGTCTGTTTAGTTCCGAATCAGCAGGAACAGCAGCCCGTGTGAGGGAACCGCGTTCCGCACGCCACTGCAGCCCCGTGGCCGCCGACCACCGCCGCCTGGTGACATGACCGCTCGGGGCAGGAAGAAAAGGATCGGAGCTctagagacagacggacacgtGGATCCAAACAGCGGCGCGGAGAGGAGCCCTCAGCTGGAGGTCCTGGTTCCTCTGGTCCCCTGGTCTATGGTGATGGATAGTGGCAAAAAGACCCCCACAGCCTCCTCTACTGTCTGAGGTCTGAGAGCCCCACAATATCCACCCTGAACCccgacccctcctcccccacgggCCTACTCTGAAAACTTAGAATATTGTTGCCATCGtgggtaaaaaacaaaaaaccctgAGCTGATGGAGAGTtgacattttctttatttttttttaatctcagATGCACGTCCACGTAAGATTGCGATCAGTCTAGCCCCAACTCCACCGTGGTCTCGCCCAGGCCACCCGGTTCACTGGGTCACTCGCCTCGGTCCGCTTTCTTGCAAAACCATGGGTTGCATCCAGAGCATAGCCTGTAAGTCACGAATCAAACGGGAGAACATCATCGTGTACGACCTGTCCGCGACCATCGACCACTGTCCGACCATCATCGAGGAGAACTCGCCGATAGTGCTTCGATACAAGACGCCTTACTTCAAAGCCTCCGCGCGGATCGTCATGCCTCCCATTCCCCGCAACGAGACTTGGGTGGTGGGCTGGATACAGGCATGCACCCAGATGGAATTCTACAATACCTATGGAGACGTTGGCATGTAagtacatcccccccccccccccccgccccgcccctcaTCCCCATCTCTCCATTCCAGTCCACTATAGACGAAGCCAACGAGCGTTTTTCTCGTGTGTGTAATGTCTACGGCGGGTGTCAACATCTCGTGCGGTCACCGTCAGGGTGTGACGGTtcgtatgcatgcatgcatcgtGCACGGTGACACGGTCTCTCCGTGCACGGTGACACGGTCTCTCCGTGCACGGTGACACGGTCTCTCCGTGCACGGTGAACCGTGCTGGACCGCTCATGTTTCCGTTCCCACGGGCTCGCTCTCACTCCGTGTGCACGTAGCGCGACCAGCAGGTTAACTCTGTTGTCTGCTTCCTGGATTCAAAACGCCCACCGACAGATTCTGTTCCTGTGACTTTGGCATCAAAATAGCGAGCCAGCTATAGATGAGCCCAACAACGGTTGGAGCCTGTGCTCCAACACTCACTGGACCCATGGggcgtgggggtgggtgggttggggggggggggggggggatgttattTCTGACAACCGCCCATGTTATTTCTGCTATCATACAAGATATCCGATTTAGGTGGACACCGATTCACTAGCCGACTCTACTGCTCCAACTGACAACTTCAGTCACATTGGCCTACAACCAGGTTGTGGACATATGCAATGAGACGCAGGGTTCAGtgaggcgtgtgtgcgtgcgtgcgtgcgtgtgtgctaatTAGCGTGTCAATTCGCTGAGGAAGGCGAGAAGGGAAAAGCTTAAGCTCATGTTACCAGATGGGTGTCCCCTGTTATTATCTACCAGATAACGATAGTAATGATCTGGCTCACAAGGAGAGGTCGataatccacacacactcagtggaCCCCCCTGACACTATCCTCAGTacagtctgcacacacacacaccacatacacacacacacacacacacacacacacacacacacacacacacacacacacacacacacacacacacacacacacacacacacacacacacacacacacacacacacacagcatggtcCATGCATGCCGTTGACATGGCTGCCATATGTCTGCAACGTGTATCCCTCTTAAACAACAGTTAAAAAACCCAACTCTTGCGTGTCTTACCCAcaatccccccctcctcctgcctggCCTCCgtcttacccacaatgctcctctcctctcccctggccTGTGTCTTACCCACAatgcccctctcctctcccctggccTGTGTCTTACCCACAATGCCCCTCTACTCTCGCCTTGCCTGTGTCTTACCCACAatgcccctctcctctcgcctgGCCTCCATCTTACCCACAATgccgctctcctctcccctggccTGTGTCTTACCCACAATgccgctctcctctcccctggccTGTGTCTTACCCACAatgcccctctcctctcacctggcCTGTGTCTTACCCACAatgcccctctcctctcccctgtgtcttacccacaatgcccctctcctctcgcctgGCCTCCATCTTACCCACAATgccgctctcctctcccctggccTGTGTCTTACCCACAatgcccctctcctctcgcctgGCCTCCATCTTACCCACAATgccgctctcctctcccctggccTGTGTCTTACCCACAatgcccctctcctctcgcctgGCCTCCATCTTACCCACAATgccgctctcctctcccctggccTGTGTCTTACCCACaatgcccctctccccccccccgccgc
It includes:
- the rex1bd gene encoding required for excision 1-B domain-containing protein, producing MVPTDFKAVIRRFYALQTERIEAYRLFEEGHEAYLRTGPQYDFDHYRQLVHEITQAFLGISSEVLRIKEQLQGELRRPDLAEHIDALQHKEKQKLDLTAMLQMARQRAQDHPEEEGCHEKIQEIKQDIIKTQGALAEIMQDFKYDSEECD